A genomic region of Miscanthus floridulus cultivar M001 chromosome 3, ASM1932011v1, whole genome shotgun sequence contains the following coding sequences:
- the LOC136541850 gene encoding wall-associated receptor kinase 5-like, with amino-acid sequence MNSSESEAKTMELVVQLGLGLLLVAGHCIPATAAPSSACQMQCGDVKILYPFGIGKNCSVSGEFDVTCQPDKNGISKPFIGGHELLDISLTNSTIRVLNPITTYCYNDTWHMNSSMVVDQQNGSSSGYTLVGDIVRNYPPFRFSDTRNKFTVIGCQTVGYIGNDVSEYTTGCFSTCGWNMSDGSSCSGMGCCQTPIPKGMDLFDIGLQAIRTIENQTNVDNKNETNRFGGLRCNYAVLMEAAAFSFSTTYVNTTKFNDMNAGQAPVVLDWSIRNHTCQVAQRNLTGTYACLSTNSKCVDSTSGSPGYVCNCSLGYEGNPYLPHGCQDVDECNQGRPCPSDGVCHNTVGGYRCSCRAGRKYSEQNNSCVLDTVIVIGVTMGFLALMIFCFSGYVIVQKRKLKNTKEEYFRQHGGLILFDTMKSEKGLAFTVFSEAELIHATNNYDKSRIIGRGGHGIVYKGIVKGNMPVAIKRCTLINERQKKEFGQEMLILSQINHKNIVKLMGCCLEVEVPMLVYEFIPNGTLFQLIHGRNETLQISFSTLLRIAHEAAEGLNFLHSYASPPIIHGDVKTSNILLDENYMAKVSDFGASILAPSDKEQYVTMVQGTVGYLDPEYMQTCQLTEKSDVYSFGVVLLEVLTGEAPLKLYGPEEKRSLTSNFLSAMKQNDLCAVVASHIKEQESIELIRGLGELAQNCLDMCGSNRPSMKEVADELNRLRKLLLHPWLGLNTEEMETPADTSFQTENSIVEYPVLESQNLLIDSISSNYAR; translated from the exons GCCAAAACTATGGAGCTTGTTGTGCAGCTTGGCCTTGGTCTTCTACTTGTTGCGGGACACTGCATCCCTGCAACAGCTGCTCCTAGTTCTGCATGCCAAATGCAGTGTGGCGATGTTAAGATACTGTATCCATTTGGCATCGGCAAGAACTGCTCCGTGTCAGGAGAATTCGATGTCACCTGTCAGCCAGACAAAAATGGCATCTCCAAACCATTCATCGGTGGCCATGAGCTCCTGGACATTTCCTTAACCAACAGCACCATTCGCGTGCTCAACCCCATCACGACCTACTGCTACAACGACACTTGGCACATGAACTCCTCCATGGTGGTAGACCAGCAGAATGGTAGTAGTAGTGGCTATACATTGGTGGGCGACATTGTTAGAAACTACCCCCCTTTCCGGTTCTCAGACACTCGCAACAAGTTCACTGTCATCGGGTGCCAAACCGTTGGCTACATTGGAAACGATGTCTCGGAATACACGACCGGTTGCTTCTCGACGTGCGGCTGGAACATGTCTGATGGCAGCTCATGTTCAGGGATGGGCTGCTGCCAGACACCCATACCAAAGGGGATGGACTTGTTTGACATAGGCCTCCAAGCCATCAGAACAATCGAAAACCAGACTAATGTTGATAACAAAAACGAGACTAATAGGTTTGGTGGTCTCCGGTGCAACTATGCCGTGCTAATGGAGGCAGCGGCATTTTCCTTCAGCACGACATATGTCAACACGACCAAATTCAACGACATGAATGCTGGGCAGGCACCTGTGGTGCTTGACTGGTCAATAAGAAACCACACTTGTCAGGTGGCCCAAAGGAACCTCACAGGTACGTATGCGTGCCTCAGCACCAACAGCAAGTGCGTTGATTCAACAAGTGGATCTCCAGGGTATGTGTGCAACTGCTCCCTAGGCTATGAGGGCAATCCATATCTTCCACATGGATGCCAAG ATGTGGATGAATGCAATCAGGGGAGGCCATGTCCTTCGGATGGTGTTTGCCACAACACAGTTGGGGGATACCGATGTTCTTGTCGAGCAGGAAGGAAATATTCTGAGCAAAACAATTCGTGTGTCCTTGATACCGTCATAGTAATAG GAGTTACAATGGGCTTTCTTGCTCTCATGATTTTCTGTTTCTCCGGGTATGTGATTGTTCAAAAGAGAAAGCTGAAGAATACTAAAGAGGAGTATTTTCGCCAACATGGAGGCTTGATTTTGTTTGATACAATGAAGTCAGAAAAGGGTCTTGCGTTCACGGTATTTAGTGAAGCAGAACTCATACATGCCACAAACAACTATGATAAGAGCAGAATAATTGGGAGAGGAGGACATGGAATAGTTTACAAGGGTATAGTTAAGGGTAACATGCCTGTTGCAATTAAGAGATGCACACTCATTAATGAAAGGCAAAAGAAGGAGTTTGGTCAGGAAATGTTAATACTATCTCAAATCAATCACAAGAACATTGTCAAGCTCATGGGATGTTGCCTCGAGGTGGAAGTTCCTATGCTAGTTTATGAGTTCATCCCGAATGGCACATTGTTTCAGCTCATCCATGGTAGGAACGAGACATTGCAAATCTCGTTCAGCACCCTCCTAAGGATTGCACATGAGGCAGCTGAAGGACTCAACTTCCTACATTCTTACGCATCTCCCCCAATTATCCATGGTGATGTGAAAACCTCCAACATCCTTCTTGATGAAAACTACATGGCCAAAGTCTCCGACTTTGGAGCCTCCATATTAGCCCCATCTGATAAAGAGCAGTATGTAACGATGGTTCAGGGCACCGTGGGCTACCTCGACCCAGAGTACATGCAGACATGCCAACTGACTGAAAAAAGTGATGTCTACAGCTTTGGGGTTGTTCTCCTTGAGGTCCTCACCGGTGAGGCTCCACTCAAATTGTACGGGCCTGAGGAAAAACGAAGCTTGACTTCAAATTTCTTGTCTGCAATGAAGCAGAACGATCTATGTGCAGTGGTGGCCAGCCACATAAAAGAGCAAGAGAGCATTGAACTGATTAGAGGACTTGGAGAGCTAGCACAGAATTGTCTTGATATGTGCGGCAGCAATAGGCCCTCCATGAAAGAGGTCGCTGATGAGCTCAACAGACTGAGGAAACTTTTGCTCCACCCTTGGTTAGGACTGAATACGGAAGAGATGGAAACACCAGCAGACACTAGTTTTCAAACAGAAAATAGTATTGTCGAGTATCCTGTGCTGGAAAGTCAGAACCTGCTCATCGACTCAATAAGTTCAAATTATGCAAGGTGA